ACATGAAGATTCTGGTAACGGGCGGGGCCGGGTTCATTGGTTCGGCAGTGGTGCGGCTTGCCGTTCGGCGCGGTCACGAGGTGGTCAACCTGGATGCGTTGACCTATGCCGCGAATCTGGAAAATGTCGCTTCGGTCAAGGACAGCGGGCTTTACTGGTTCGAGCAGGCCGATATTCGCGATCGCGCTGCATTGGACCGTATCTTTGACAAACACGCCCCCGATGCGGTGATGCATCTGGCGGCCGAAAGCCATGTTGACCGGTCCATCGACGGACCTGCGGCCTTTATCGAGACGAATGTGATCGGCACATTCAACATGTTGGAGGCGGCGCGGGCTTATTGGGTTTCACAGGGGCGCCCTGATTCATTCCGTTTCCACCATATCTCGACCGATGAGGTATTCGGCAGCCTCGGCGAGACCGGCCAGTTCACCGAAACGACCCCCTATGATCCTCGCAGTCCCTATTCCGCCAGCAAGGCAGGCTCTGACCATCTGGTCCGGGCCTGGCATGAAACCTATGGGTTGCCCGTCGTGCTGACCAATTGTTCGAACAATTACGGTCCCTATCATTTCCCCGAAAAACTGGTGCCCGTAGTTATCCTGCGTGCCCTGGCGGGTGAAACGATCCCGGTCTATGGCGATGGTGGGAATGTGCGCGACTGGCTGTATGTCGAAGACCATGCCGATGCGTTGCTGCTTGCGCTGGAAAAGGGCGAAAACGGGCGCAGCTACAATATCGGCGGCGAGAACGAGGCCCGCAATATTGATCTGGTCAGAATGATCTGTGACCATATGGATCGCCTGAATCCGCAGGGTGCTCCTCATGACCGGCTGATCGAATTCGTCCCCGATCGTCCCGGTCATGACCGTCGCTATGCCATTGATCCTCAGCGCATCCGCACCGAGCTGAACTGGCGGCCTTCCGTCACGGTGCAGGAAGGGCTGCGCCTGACGGTCGAGTGGTATCTGAACAATCGCGACTGGTGGGAACCACTGTATCAGCGTGATGGTGTTGGCAAGAGGCTGGGTACCGGATGAGCGAGGGGATTCTTGTTTTCGGCAAGACGGGGCAGGTCGCGCGTGAGCTGGCAGGGCTTCTCCCCGAGGCTCGTTTTCTGGGGCGTGCCGAGGCCGATCTGGCCGATCCAGGGCATTGCGCCCAGGTGATTCTGGCCGAGAGGCCGCGTGCCGTCCTGAATGTAGCGGCCTATACGGCGGTGGACCGCGCTGAAACCGAGGCAGAACTGGCGCGGACCGTCAATGCCGATGCACCTGCGGCCATGGCTCAGGCGGCGGCAGAGCTGTCTGTTCCCTTTCTGCATGTCTCGACCGATTATGTGTTCGACGGCTCGGGCGACCGGCCGCGCGCCGAAGGATCTCCGACCGCGCCTTTGGGTGTTTACGGGCGGACGAAACGAAAGGGCGAAGAGCGTATCGCGGAAAACGGTGGCCAATGGGCGGTGTTGCGAACCTCTTGGGTGTTTTCAAGCTTCGGTGCGAATTTCGTCAAGACCATGCTGAAGCTGGGGGCCGAGCGTGATCAACTGAACATTGTCTGTGATCAGATCGGTGGCCCGACACCGGCGGGCGATATCGCCGCCGCCTTGGTCAAAATGACCGAGCAGATGCTTTCGGATCCGGGCAAGGGCGGGCTGTATCACTTTGCAGGTGCACCCGATGCAAGCTGGGCGGATTTCGCCGCCGAGATATTCCGTCAGGCCGGGCTGACCTGCAAGATCACGCCCATTCCGACATCGCAATATCCGACTCCGGCATCGCGGCCCTTGAATTCGCGGCTGGATTGCGGCGCAATCAAGGCGGATTTTGGCGTTGATCGTCCAGATTGGCGCAAGGGGCTGGCCGATGTGCTGGCAAGACTGGAGCAAACGGCATGACGCAGCGCAAAGGTATCATTCTGGCGGGCGGCTCGGGAACCCGGCTTTATCCCATCACGATGGGGGTCTCGAAGCAGTTGCTGCCGCTATATGACAAGCCGATGATCTATTATCCGATCACGGTTCTCATGCTGGCCGGCATCCGCGATATCGCGATCATCACCACGCCCGAGGATCAGGCCCAGTTTCAGCGGTTGCTTGGCGATGGCGCGCAATGGGGGGTGAGCTTCACCTGGATCGTTCAGCCGTCCCCCGACGGTCTTGCGCAGGCCTATCTGCTGGCGCGCGACTTCCTGCAAGGTGCGCCCTCGGCGATGGTCTTGGGCGACAACATATTCTTTGGCCACGGGTTGCCGATCCTGCTGCAGGCTGCCGACCAGCGAAGCGAGGGCGGCACGGTCTTTGGCTATCAGGTCAGTGATCCCGAACGCTATGGTGTCGTTGATTTCGACAAGACGGGGCGGGCGCGCGCGATCATTGAAAAACCGGCCGATCCGCCGTCGCATTTCGCTGTGACCGGCCTTTACTTTCTGGACGGGACGGCATCTGATCGAGCAGCCGAGGTTCGCCCATCCGCGCGCGGAGAGCTGGAAATCACCACCCTGCTGGAAAGCTATCTGTCTGACGGAATTCTGACGGTCGAGAAGATGGGGCGCGGCTTTGCCTGGCTTGATACCGGAACCCACGCCAGCTTGCTGGACGCCGGGAATTTCGTGCGCACGCTGGAAAACCGGCAGGGGCTTCAGACCGGTTGTCCGGAAGAAATCGCCTTTGAGGCCGGGTGGATCACAGCGGATGAACTGCGTGACAGGGCCGCAAGATTCGCCAAGAATGAATATGGGACCTATCTGCTGCGGTTGTTGGACGACAGGGGCTGACGCAGCCGCCCCATTGTGGTCGCAGCTAGCAGCGCGACCGTCCCTGCGGTGGTCTGGCGATAAAGGCCAAGCCTGCGCAATCTCTGTGCGGCAAACGGGCCGCGACACTGCAGGGCTGCGACAACGCCATCCAGAACCTGTCGGTTTTCGGTGGTAAGCAGGGCACGGCATTGCGACAAGGCGGCCAGATTCGCGCCGACCCAGCTGCCGTAATCCCCCGCGAACAGTTTCCCCAGCCGTTTGGCCATTGCGGATATCGTATCGTTGCGGCCCATTTCGGCTTGGCTGTGCTGACGATACATCAGCATCGGACGGGGATCGTGAATGATGGCCGCGCCAGCGCCAGAGGTCAGCTGATAGGCCCACCAGTCATGGGATTCGATCTTTGCAAGGCGGGCGGCCTCGACGCCTGATTTCAGCAATGCGGCGGCGTCCGGGTTGAACACCGAGGTATTCCCCGCCATGCAGGCCTGCACCAGGGCATTGCGAAACGTCAGCGGTCTGTTGAAGCGGCGCGATTGCGCGACCGGGGCAAGCTTCTCGTCAGTGATGATCGTGCGCGCGGCATAATGGGCCGGCCCCTTGATCTCGCCAAGGCTTTCAACTGCAAAAGCAAGCTTGTCCGGGTGCCAGACATCGTCCTGATCGCAAAAGGCAAGCATCCGGTTATCCGGCGCCTGTTGGATCAGATGCAGAAAGTTCTGCGTTGCGCCCTGACGCGGCCCTTCGATCAGATGCACCCGACCGTGCCCGACCTGCGCGGCAAAGCTGGCGACCAGATCGCGGGTATTGTCCCACGAGCCGTCATCTGACACGAACAGCTGCCAGTTCGTATAGCGCTGTGCGCCAATGCTGTGCAGCTGCTCCTGAAGAAAGCGCCCTCCCTGGTAGGTCGCCATCAGGATCTGCACCTCTGGGGCGGTGCCGCCGTTTGCTGGCTTGCCGGGGGGCGTGGGATGAATTTCGGTCATGGCCAGTGATCGCGATCCTTCGATGCTCGCCCTTCTTTTGCCTTGTGACAAGGCGTGGTGCAATGCGGCGACCACGCGCGAACCGGCATGTTATCCGTCCTGACGGGCTATATCTTCGATCAGGACTGCGTGGACGGGCAGGGTCGTGGCGTGCCTTGCCGCTTTCAGAAGACTTTCGCGCAAGACACGCAAACTGACTTCGGTGGTGAAATTGCCGTCGAATCCGCCCGTATTGGCGTGAATCAGCAATTGCCGCAGCAAGGCATCGCGCAAGCGGTGTTCCTGTTGTTTCATGGCTTCCAGTTGATCTTTGGCGGTTTCCACGCTGAGGGTCAGGATCATCATCGCCCCCATGTCGCCGTTGCGCATCAGCGGAACGAAGAACTGCGAAGGAAAGCTGAAGGTGGCAGTCCTTACATCTGTCCCGGTATTCGCAGGGGGATCCTGGCGCGTATCTGCATCGTTCTTCGCCTCGATCAGTGGGGACAAACTCGCGTTGTCCTCGGCTTCGCTGCCGGGTGATGCCGGACGCAGGTAGTCCCCGGCGGCGATGCCTGCGACAAGCGCGATCACCGGTGCTGACAGGAAGAGGATCTTGGTCATGGCTGGTCCTCAATATGGCAGAAGGATGTCGGCGATCTGCTGCCCGTAGCGCGGCTGCTGGACATCGGTGATCTGTCCGCGTCCGCCATAGGAAATCCGTGCGCCAGCAATGCGGTCGTATTCGATTTCATTGTTGAGATCGATGTCATCGGGTCGGACAAATCCCTCGACGGTCAGTTCGCGCAGTTCGTAATTTACGCGGACCTCCTGGGTGCCCTGAATTTGAAGCGTTCCATTGGGAAGTCGGTCGATCACGGTGGCCGCGATGCGCAGGGTCAGCTTGTCCCGGCGAGAGATATTGCCGCTGCCCTTGTAGGTGGAGCTTGAGGATGCATCAATCAGTTCGTCGAAGCTGGCACCCTCGGGCAGCTTGTCGTTCAGCCGCTGGGGAATGCCGGCCAGTTGCGGGATTTCCAGGTTGTCGCCCGCGCTGCGTGACCGGTCGGAGCTGTTGGAAATTTCCGCGCTGTCGTCGATTTCGATGACCACCGTCAGCAGGTCTCCGCGTGTCGAGGCGCGCCGGTCAGAGATCAGGGATGATGAATTGCCTGCCCAGAGCGAGGCTGCGGCCTCGGGTCGGCCGGAATTCACGGGGAGATCCAGTGGCGGATTGGTGATTGCCAGAAATTCCTCGGTATTTCGCGGCGATGTCAGATCGGGGGCCTGCCCCAGATTGGCGACCCGCGAGCAGGCGCCCAATACCAGCGCGAGGCAGATGAGCTTGAGATATGTCATGAGGTGTTCCTGGGCTAATGTGGGCCTAGAATCCGGCAAGCAGGCTGCCATCGGGTTGAACGAGGGCCGAGATGACCTTGCGAGAATCGGTGTTCATGACCCGGATGACGTCTCCTTCGCCGCCATCGGACAGGGCGCGTGCCTGTGCCCTGACCTGCAATGCACCGCGCTGAAAGATCACCTGCACTGTTTGATTTCGCCTGACGATGCGCGGTGATTGAAGCAGGTTGGCGTGGATCGGGCGGCCTTCATAGATTGTCACGCGGGCTTGCTTGCCAATGGCGCTCGCCGGATCGCTGAGACCGGCCGATTTTCCATCAATGGCGCGCAAATCCGATGCGGTGATGATTGTGCCGGCCTGCAATGTGCGGGCGGCGGCAAGCACGGCGGCCTGTCCGGTCAGGGGCAGGAGGGCAAACAGGGCGGCGATGGCATGGCGCGTCATCAGCGCACCTGCGTGGTGGCGCCAAGCATCTGATCGGCGGCGGTGATGACCTTGGCGTTCAACTCGTAGCCGCGCTGTGCCTTGATCAGCTCGGTAATTTCACGGACCGCATCGACTGAGCTTTCCTCGAGATACCCTTGGCGCAGGGTGCCGGTGCCCTCTTGCCCCGGATCGACGACCTGCGGATTGCCCGAGGCCGCAGTTTCCAGGAACAGGTTCGAGCCAATCGCCTCCAGCCCTTTCTGATTGGCAAAGCTGGCCAGGGTGATCTGGCCCAGAAGCTCGGGTTCGACCTGGTCGTTGAAATAGGCGTAAACCTCGCCACCCGCGTTGATGGCAATGCTGCGCGCGTC
This is a stretch of genomic DNA from Paracoccus seriniphilus. It encodes these proteins:
- the rfbB gene encoding dTDP-glucose 4,6-dehydratase — translated: MKILVTGGAGFIGSAVVRLAVRRGHEVVNLDALTYAANLENVASVKDSGLYWFEQADIRDRAALDRIFDKHAPDAVMHLAAESHVDRSIDGPAAFIETNVIGTFNMLEAARAYWVSQGRPDSFRFHHISTDEVFGSLGETGQFTETTPYDPRSPYSASKAGSDHLVRAWHETYGLPVVLTNCSNNYGPYHFPEKLVPVVILRALAGETIPVYGDGGNVRDWLYVEDHADALLLALEKGENGRSYNIGGENEARNIDLVRMICDHMDRLNPQGAPHDRLIEFVPDRPGHDRRYAIDPQRIRTELNWRPSVTVQEGLRLTVEWYLNNRDWWEPLYQRDGVGKRLGTG
- the rfbD gene encoding dTDP-4-dehydrorhamnose reductase — protein: MSEGILVFGKTGQVARELAGLLPEARFLGRAEADLADPGHCAQVILAERPRAVLNVAAYTAVDRAETEAELARTVNADAPAAMAQAAAELSVPFLHVSTDYVFDGSGDRPRAEGSPTAPLGVYGRTKRKGEERIAENGGQWAVLRTSWVFSSFGANFVKTMLKLGAERDQLNIVCDQIGGPTPAGDIAAALVKMTEQMLSDPGKGGLYHFAGAPDASWADFAAEIFRQAGLTCKITPIPTSQYPTPASRPLNSRLDCGAIKADFGVDRPDWRKGLADVLARLEQTA
- the rfbA gene encoding glucose-1-phosphate thymidylyltransferase RfbA; the protein is MTQRKGIILAGGSGTRLYPITMGVSKQLLPLYDKPMIYYPITVLMLAGIRDIAIITTPEDQAQFQRLLGDGAQWGVSFTWIVQPSPDGLAQAYLLARDFLQGAPSAMVLGDNIFFGHGLPILLQAADQRSEGGTVFGYQVSDPERYGVVDFDKTGRARAIIEKPADPPSHFAVTGLYFLDGTASDRAAEVRPSARGELEITTLLESYLSDGILTVEKMGRGFAWLDTGTHASLLDAGNFVRTLENRQGLQTGCPEEIAFEAGWITADELRDRAARFAKNEYGTYLLRLLDDRG
- a CDS encoding glycosyltransferase, whose translation is MTEIHPTPPGKPANGGTAPEVQILMATYQGGRFLQEQLHSIGAQRYTNWQLFVSDDGSWDNTRDLVASFAAQVGHGRVHLIEGPRQGATQNFLHLIQQAPDNRMLAFCDQDDVWHPDKLAFAVESLGEIKGPAHYAARTIITDEKLAPVAQSRRFNRPLTFRNALVQACMAGNTSVFNPDAAALLKSGVEAARLAKIESHDWWAYQLTSGAGAAIIHDPRPMLMYRQHSQAEMGRNDTISAMAKRLGKLFAGDYGSWVGANLAALSQCRALLTTENRQVLDGVVAALQCRGPFAAQRLRRLGLYRQTTAGTVALLAATTMGRLRQPLSSNNRSR
- the flgH gene encoding flagellar basal body L-ring protein FlgH, giving the protein MTYLKLICLALVLGACSRVANLGQAPDLTSPRNTEEFLAITNPPLDLPVNSGRPEAAASLWAGNSSSLISDRRASTRGDLLTVVIEIDDSAEISNSSDRSRSAGDNLEIPQLAGIPQRLNDKLPEGASFDELIDASSSSTYKGSGNISRRDKLTLRIAATVIDRLPNGTLQIQGTQEVRVNYELRELTVEGFVRPDDIDLNNEIEYDRIAGARISYGGRGQITDVQQPRYGQQIADILLPY
- the flgA gene encoding flagellar basal body P-ring formation chaperone FlgA — encoded protein: MTRHAIAALFALLPLTGQAAVLAAARTLQAGTIITASDLRAIDGKSAGLSDPASAIGKQARVTIYEGRPIHANLLQSPRIVRRNQTVQVIFQRGALQVRAQARALSDGGEGDVIRVMNTDSRKVISALVQPDGSLLAGF